A region of Silurus meridionalis isolate SWU-2019-XX chromosome 15, ASM1480568v1, whole genome shotgun sequence DNA encodes the following proteins:
- the LOC124398130 gene encoding polyadenylate-binding protein 1-like → MNFSPTTLYVGDLQHEVTESMLMDVFSLAGDIHSVSVCRDWNTGTSLGYAYVNFYQQEDAERALATLDSELLMGQPMRVRWSQKVSSMKKSSTGSLFIKKLDMETIDSMALYDLFLNFGRILSCKVVAYKTGTKGYGCVQFESQEAANLAKEKLDGKFFNDNKVFIEHFKPFEARQAETNGRLQKETVDLFVTNLDRNIDDECLRVEFSKFGTVTNAKIITNNGRSKGFGFVRFSSFEEAMQAKSELNGQMLGQKQMFVDVAHQKEKRRRTKAKKQVK, encoded by the exons ATGAATTTTTCTCCCACAACACTGTACGTGGGTGATCTGCAGCATGAAGTAACAGAGTCCATGCTGATGGATGTATTCAGCCTTGCAGGAGACATTCACTCTGTCAGTGTCTGCAGGGACTGGAACACCGGCACTTCACTCGGCTATGCATATGTCAACTTTTACCAACAGGAAGATG CTGAACGCGCTTTGGCGACACTTGATAGTGAGCTCCTTATGGGGCAGCCAATGAGAGTTAGGTGGTCTCAAAAGGTTTCCAGCATGAAAAAGAGCAGCACTGGAAGCTTATTTATCAAGAAATTGGACATGGAGACAATCGACAGCATGGCCCTCTATGACCTCTTTTTAAACTTTGGGAGAATCCTGTCATGCAAG GTTGTCGCCTATAAGACAGGGACAAAAGGGTACGGTTGTGTCCAGTTTGAGTCTCAAGAAGCGGCGAATTTGGCAAAGGAGAAGCTCGATGGCAAATTCTTCAACGACAATAAAGT GTTCATCGAACACTTTAAGCCCTTTGAGGCACGCCAGGCTGAGACGAACGGCCGCTTACag AAAGAGACTGTGGACCTCTTTGTGACGAACCTGGATAGGAATATAGATGACGAATGTCTGCGCGTGGAGTTCTCCAAATTCGGAACGGTCACCAATGCAAAG ATCATAACTAATAACGGCCGCTCCAAAGGATTTGGCTTTGTGCGATTTTCATCGTTTGAGGAAGCCATGCAAGCGAAAAGCGAGCTAAATGGCCAGATGTTGGGCCAAAAGCAAATGTTTGTAGACGTGGCTCACCAGAAGGAAAAACGTCGTCGAACAAAAGCAAAGAAGCAAGTCAAGTAG